Proteins encoded together in one Candidatus Zixiibacteriota bacterium window:
- the coaD gene encoding pantetheine-phosphate adenylyltransferase, producing MRTALYPGTFDPVTHGHTDIIERALAIFDKLIVAVACNLTKETTFSVEERLDLLKAVAGDKKNIEIVAFEGLTVHYAKENNVSAIIRGLRAVSDFEYEFQMALMNRRLVPEIETAFLMPRGKYAYLSSSLIKDIAQFGGEVDLFVADIVARKLREKLAGK from the coding sequence ATGCGAACAGCTTTATATCCGGGAACATTCGACCCGGTTACACATGGACATACTGATATTATAGAGCGGGCGCTGGCTATTTTCGATAAGCTGATAGTCGCCGTTGCCTGCAATCTCACTAAGGAAACAACTTTCTCGGTCGAGGAAAGGCTTGACCTTCTAAAAGCCGTTGCGGGAGATAAAAAGAATATCGAAATTGTCGCTTTCGAGGGATTAACCGTTCATTATGCGAAAGAAAATAATGTCTCTGCCATAATCAGAGGCTTGAGGGCTGTCTCGGATTTTGAATATGAATTCCAGATGGCGTTAATGAACCGCCGTTTGGTGCCGGAGATTGAAACTGCTTTTCTTATGCCGCGCGGCAAGTATGCCTATCTATCATCCTCATTGATTAAGGATATTGCGCAGTTTGGCGGCGAGGTTGATTTATTCGTAGCTGATATAGTTGCCCGTAAACTTCGAGAGAAATTGGCTGGTAAATAG
- the rsmD gene encoding 16S rRNA (guanine(966)-N(2))-methyltransferase RsmD, producing MRIIAGKYKGRKLVYNNDNYFRPTLDRVKESMFNVLGEDVVDSNMLDLFCGGGSLGLEALSRAALRAAFVDNNKQILEIVKKNAVNLKTEHKARFHLQDAFEFLQNYSGLSFDIILADPPYNLECGSKICELAAAKDILRIGGILVLERSKQEHPQQNMLKLVKQSKFGQTQVDYYIREV from the coding sequence ATGAGAATTATCGCTGGAAAGTATAAAGGCCGAAAACTTGTCTACAATAATGATAATTATTTCAGGCCAACGCTCGACAGGGTTAAGGAATCAATGTTCAATGTATTGGGAGAGGATGTTGTTGACAGCAATATGCTGGACCTGTTTTGTGGCGGCGGTTCGCTTGGTTTAGAGGCATTATCGCGGGCGGCGCTTCGGGCAGCATTTGTCGATAACAACAAGCAGATTTTAGAAATTGTTAAAAAAAATGCGGTAAACCTTAAAACCGAACATAAGGCGAGATTTCATCTACAGGACGCTTTTGAATTTTTGCAAAATTACAGCGGCTTAAGTTTCGATATTATTCTCGCCGACCCGCCGTATAATTTGGAATGCGGCAGTAAAATTTGCGAACTGGCCGCGGCCAAAGATATTTTAAGAATTGGGGGGATTTTAGTGTTGGAAAGGTCTAAGCAGGAACATCCTCAGCAAAATATGCTAAAACTCGTTAAACAATCGAAATTCGGCCAGACCCAGGTCGATTATTATATTAGAGAGGTTTAA